A region of the Dehalogenimonas sp. THU2 genome:
GTCTTTCGGTACCGCCATGGTCATGCAGTCCGCGGCGGAGACCATCGCCTACGGCACCGGCGTCGTCATCGAATAACACGTAATTTTCCGTTTGCAGAAATCGGGACAGATATGATATATTTCATATCTGTTCTCGTGGGGCCGTAGTTCACTTGGGAGAACGATTGACTGGCAGTCAAAAGGTAGAGGGTTCGATCCCCTCCGGCTCCACCAAGATTATCAATAGGTAGAACCGCGTCATAACCTCCACCATCCGGTCCAACCACGATGGGGAGTTTGTATTTAACCCTTACAAATTGTCCGTCAGTATTTATCTCGCGGACAAACGACCTGAGGAAAGACTTTCTTTCGGTCAGGCTCGAATCGACTAAAAGTTGCCGCAGATCTCGGGCACGCCTCTTAACTGCGTCAACATTGACCAACTCTACCCCCTCTTTGTCGATTTCCTTCTCGGCCTTGAGACGACTTTTCTCTAGATCCGCTTCCCGACCTCGCAACTCGCCGATTCGTGGCGCGAGGTCATCGACCCCGATTTTACCTGTCTCAAGGGCATCATACAGCCTTGCCAGCCTAGCCCTGGTATCGACCAGTTCGGCATCAATAACGTCAAGCTGTTCCTTCAAAGCACTTGAAGTGGAACGAAGCTCCTCGTTGGTGAGGATGGCCATTTTTTCCATATTTTCATCGGTCAGCACCCGTGTCCTCAGTTCGTGGACGATTTGACGTTCCAGCTTTTCCTTGGGCAACATCCGCACATCACAAGCGTCTTTGCCCTGCTTGGCGCCTTTCGAGCAAAGGTAGTAAAAATGTCGACCTGATTTAGCGCTATGACCGGTCATCGCCGCGCCACACCGGCAATGAAACAGACCACTCAATAGATAAAAACTCGGAACCGTCCTGGGATGGGTAATCTGCGGCTTATTTTGAGCCATTTTATGTTGAACCGATATAAACAATTTCTGCTCGATCAAACCCGGCCACGCGTTTTCCACTCTTACCGGTTTCTCGCCGCAACGACGCACCATGCAACCGGGTCGGTCCCCCCAGACCAGCGTACCAATATAAGCCTCGTTGGAGAGTATCTTATAGATGGTGGTCCTGCCCCAGCGCTGACCGCGTTCGGTACGCAACCCTTCACCATTGAGAGTCTTTGCAATTTCTTTACATCCCATGCCTTTCGAGGACATATCGAATATTCGCCGTACCGTCTGGACAGCGCAAGAGTCTTCAGAATCAGGCTCAAGTTTGTTTCTCATCCGGTCACCGTCTTTGACATGGACAACGTGAAACCCATACGCAGGCTTGCTACCATTGAAAAAGCCCCTGGAGGCGTTTTCGCGCATACCCCGCCGGATGTCCTGGCCAAGGTTGGCACTGTAGAATTCATCAATGGATTCAATGACACCTTCAAGAAGCCGACCGGTCGGGCTGTCATCCACCGGCTCATTAATCGAAATGACATCAATGCCTTTATTACGAAGCAGGGTCTTGTATGTAATCGAGTCGGCACGGCTCCGGGCAAAGCGGTTTAACTTCCAGACCAGGATAGCCGAAAATGGTGGGGTTTTAGTGCGTGCCAGAGCGACCATTTCCTTGAAAGCCGGACGTAAGGCGGTACGCCCGCTTTCCGCTTCGTCGATAAACTCACGAACTATCCGATAGTTGGTCTTGGTGGCGTACTCTCTTATCGACCGGAGCTGCGCCGAAATCGACAGATCTGTATCCTGTTTGTCCGATGAGACCCGTGCGTACAAAGCGACTGTCCTTGATTGATTGTCCATCTCCCCTCCTTAGAAATGCCGGTGAAAACGCTCCAGCTTAACCGGATTAATTTTGTCTATCTGAGTATCGAAAAGGTGGCTATCTTGAATCATCAGCGCCACCATCGCTACCTTCTCTACCTGCCTACTCCGACCAGTCAACGGCTGAGCCAGAGCAGTTAGCCCTCCATCAAAATATTCATTCTCGTCCGTCAGGGTGATACGCCCAACCAGATGAGGACGTCCGGTTTTTACGGTCAGTCCAATCAGCGAACCAGCCAACGCCTTTCTTCCTCTCCTGGGGAACAGCCCATCAAGGCCGTAGACATTCGAGTCAGCGTCATCGTTATTGCTTCCGGTCCAGTAGGTGACCGCCCAGTCATTCCCGTCGGCATCGTCCGGTTCGTACAGAGACCCATAGAAGAACAGTCTGCCGCGAAGCACTTCACCCATACGAAGCAACACCTGGGAGCAGCTCTTGGAATAACCTCGCGAGAGCCTGATAACATCGAATCCGGTTTTGAATACATTGGCACGGAATTCATCTTCCGGCAGCAGTACCGCGGAGGCAAATCGATTGGCGGCAATATGCCGGGCGCTTGTCCTCAGCGGCTTATATGTAGGATACGCTTCGACGAACATGGTTTCCATCATCTCCCTCAACTCATGGAGGATGGTATTCTGAATGCCGCTTGCCGTGTCGTCATGACGATAGTAGAGACATTTCCGGTCGTCGCATATTTCATGGTAACCCCTCAGATTTCGTGGCATGGTTTCCAGACCCTTCAACCGAATGCCTAAACACGTAGCTATTGCCCTGAGCGACCTGAGGTTAACGGGCAGATCTCTCAAATAGATCCGTCTGAACTCATCCGCTTTCTGATCCTCAGTGCAATCGCCGGGACTGCCAAATTTTCCGACCAGGTGATCACAAAAACCACTCAGATCATTGAGTGTCTTCACGCACCTGATCCTGGCAGCAACTTCTTCCCGGTGGCCTTCTCGTACATCTCGACCACGAAACGCTTCACCTCCGGGGTCAGCTTCCCGTTCATCCGGGTGCCTGATTTGTAGCGAGGATCGTTCATGACGTAATTGAAGGCCATCTCCACTTCCTGTTCGTCACTGAGAGTCGGTTCGTTATTTTCCTCGAGATAACCCGCCGCCCGCAGAAGGTCTTTTTGCGTCACCTGATAGACAGACGCGAGACGTTTCATGAGATCTGGCCCGGGCGGGTTTCTCCGGCCTTGCTCAATCTGGGACAAATAAGAGTAAGAGATGCCGGTCTGCTGAGATACGGTCCTCAATGACAACCCTTGTTTTTTTCGCAGCTGTCTGACATAAGTGCCGAAATCTGGCATAGCCCCTCCTTGTTCACAATCATAGCACACACCTGTCATAAATGCAACACTTTTTAAGCAAGGATTTGGCAAGTTTATTCCGATAGAAGTGACATATAGCCCTTGACCGGAGTGGGAGTGATGTTTTACTATTGTGCTTATTTATTCCCCAGGAGTGTCACAT
Encoded here:
- a CDS encoding helix-turn-helix transcriptional regulator, encoding MPDFGTYVRQLRKKQGLSLRTVSQQTGISYSYLSQIEQGRRNPPGPDLMKRLASVYQVTQKDLLRAAGYLEENNEPTLSDEQEVEMAFNYVMNDPRYKSGTRMNGKLTPEVKRFVVEMYEKATGKKLLPGSGA
- a CDS encoding ImmA/IrrE family metallo-endopeptidase codes for the protein MKTLNDLSGFCDHLVGKFGSPGDCTEDQKADEFRRIYLRDLPVNLRSLRAIATCLGIRLKGLETMPRNLRGYHEICDDRKCLYYRHDDTASGIQNTILHELREMMETMFVEAYPTYKPLRTSARHIAANRFASAVLLPEDEFRANVFKTGFDVIRLSRGYSKSCSQVLLRMGEVLRGRLFFYGSLYEPDDADGNDWAVTYWTGSNNDDADSNVYGLDGLFPRRGRKALAGSLIGLTVKTGRPHLVGRITLTDENEYFDGGLTALAQPLTGRSRQVEKVAMVALMIQDSHLFDTQIDKINPVKLERFHRHF